A single window of Zea mays cultivar B73 chromosome 10, Zm-B73-REFERENCE-NAM-5.0, whole genome shotgun sequence DNA harbors:
- the LOC100194100 gene encoding uncharacterized protein LOC100194100 precursor — protein sequence MRDARAPQFQRRGQGGVGVVLLPLMLLLAGTASGQQQIQPPPVPPADLPDVERRLNNLTDHVATTISDKFRFCVADPKEDWNEAFNYTSDLSFVDRCLTETQGDLPQRLCGPDEVKFYFSSLYDRDGDKNINLKTNINCNMSSWGKGCDAGWACATDPVPDRPSNRGSNDIPLRTSSCQACCEGFFCPRGLTCMLPCPLGSYCPRATANHTTGLCDPYKYQIAPNSTDSCGGADMWADIQSTEEIFCPAGYYCPSTTRKDNCSSGHYCRLGSTAEEKCIIKASCEENAENEHIAILGACIVGALCLLLLVIYNCSDKFLSIRERRKARSRENAIRLARQQLKAQEGWKAAKQFARRHVSGMQGHLSRTFSRRRSFRQQVDADKSSHRVQEAPLMGQVQMQEMSDSAVFASESANEITEAMPSVIVDVSDGEVVATNENPAPKGKHRSTHTQVFKYAYGEIEKEKFQQRQDNKNLTFTGVIAMVKDQQKEITRPLLKVEFRDLTLMLGKKKLLRSINGELRPGRVTAVMGPSGAGKTTFLNAVTGKVNGYKMTGSVLVNGKNLNIRSYKKVIGFVPQDDIVHGNLTVEENLWFSAKCRLSASMKHRDKVLLVERVIDSLDLQGIRNSLVGTVEKRGISGGQRKRVNVGIEMVMEPSLLILDEPTSGLDSSSSQLLLRALRHEALQGVNVCAVVHQPSYTLYNMFDDLILLAKGGLMVYNGPVKTVEEYFTALGIHVPDRVNPPDHYIDILEGIVKPDSSAIKAKHLPVHWMLHNGYEVPSDMQDDVKEIGEQAPQFRSSSSTSGSPSPHCLPIRNAFAEERDRLEQRLSKPKDLSSRKTPGIFMQYKYYLGRVTKQRLREARLLMVDFLILGLAGICLGTIAKLSDKTFGMPGYIYTIIAVSLLCKIAALRSFSLERLQYFRERESGMSSLAYFLARDTIDHFSTVVKPIIYLSMFYYFNNPRSTIADNYIVLLALVYCVTGIGYTFAICFSPGSAQLCSALIPVVLTLLSTQKSTPTLIRRLCYSKWALEGFIIVNAKKYPGVWLITRCGLLFQSQFDIHNYKLCILILFMYGLFFRMVAFAAMILLKKR from the exons ATGCGGGATGCGAGGGCTCCGCAGTTCCAGAGGCGGGGCCAGGGCGGCGTCGGCGTCGTCCTCCTCCCGCTGATGCTCCTCCTCGCAGGCACCGCCAGCGGCCAGCAGCAGATCCAGCCGCCCCCGGTACCTCCGGCGGACCTGCCGGACGTGGAGAGGCGGCTCAACAACCTGACCGACCACGTCGCCACCACCATCTCCGACAAGTTCCGCTTCTGCGTCGCCGACCC GAAGGAGGACTGGAACGAGGCGTTCAACTACACATCGGACCTCAGCTTCGTGGATCGCTGCCTTACCGAGACCCAAG GCGACCTGCCTCAGCGTCTCTGCGGCCCCGATGAAGTCAAGTTCTACTTCTCAAGCTTGTACGACCGCGATGGGGACAAGAACATCAACCTCAAGACAAACATAAACTGCAACATGTCTTCTTGGGGCAAGGGATGCGATGCCGGATGGGCCTGCGCCACCGATCCAGTTCCAGACCGCCCCAGCAACCGTGGTAGCAACGATATCCCGCTGAGAACAAGCAGCTGCCAGGCATGCTGCGAGGGCTTCTTCTGCCCCCGCGGCCTCACTTGCATGCTCC CTTGCCCACTAGGCTCATACTGTCCACGCGCCACGGCGAATCACACAACTGGGCTCTGCGACCC GTACAAGTATCAGATAGCTCCAAACTCGACTGATAGCTGTGGAGGTGCTGACATGTGGGCTGATATCCAGAGCACAGAAGAAATCTTCTGCCCAGCTGGTTACTACTGTCCAAGCACGACCAGAAAAGATAACTGTAGCAGTGG GCACTATTGCAGATTGGGTTCCACAGCTGAGGAGA AGTGCATAATAAAGGCCTCCTGCGAAGAAAACGCAGAGAACGAGCACATCGCCATTCTTGGAGCTTGCATAGTG GGTGCGTTGTGCCTGCTGCTTCTTGTCATATACAACTGCTCAGACAAATTCCTCAGCATCCGTGAACGGAGGAAAGCAAGGTCAAGGGAGAATGCCATCCGGCTAGCTCGCCAGCAGCTAAAGGCGCAGGAGGGATGGAAAGCGGCGAAACAGTTTGCCAGGAGGCATGTGAGTGGCATGCAGGGTCATCTTTCACGCACGTTTTCGCGGAGGAGGTCGTTTCGTCAGCAGGTAGACGCAGACAAGTCTAGCCATAGGGTGCAGGAAGCGCCGCTGATGGGTCAGGTCCAGATGCAGGAAATGTCGGATTCTGCTGTGTTTGCTTCTGAGAGCGCAAATGAGATAACAGAGGCGATGCCATCAGTCATTGTAGATGTCAGTGATGGGGAAGTTGTTGCTACAAATGAAAATCCTGCGCCGAAAGGAAAACATAGATCAACCCACACACAAGTGTTCAAGTATGCGTATGGCGAGATTGAGAAGGAGAAATTCCAGCAGCGACAGGACAACAAGAATCTAACTTTTACTGGGGTGATCGCCATGGTGAAGGACCAGCAGAAGGAGATAACTAGGCCTTTGCTCAAGGTTGAGTTCAGAGACCTGACACTGATGCTAGggaagaagaagctgctgaggTCTATCAATGGTGAACTCCGGCCGGGGCGTGTAACTGCTGTCATGGGCCCATCAGGGGCTGGCAAGACCACATTTCTCAATGCCGTCACTGGGAAGGTGAACGGCTACAAGATGACAGGTTCTGTTCTTGTTAATGGAAAGAATCTTAATATCCGTTCCTACAAAAAGGTCATTGGATTTGTGCCACAAGATGACATTGTTCATGGAAACTTAACGGTGGAGGAAAACCTCTGGTTCAGTGCAAAGTGCAG GCTATCAGCAAGCATGAAGCATCGCGACAAGGTGCTCCTAGTGGAGAGAGTGATAGATTCTCTGGATCTTCAGGGAATCAGAAATTCATTGGTTGGCACAGTTGAAAAGCGTGGGATTTCTGGCGGGCAGAGGAAGCGTGTCAATGTGGGCATCGAGATGGTGATGGAGCCGTCGCTTCTAATCCTGGATGAACCAACATCTGGCCTGGATAGCTCCTCGTCACAACTTCTCCTCAGAGCCCTTCGGCATGAGGCGCTCCAAGGCGTGAACGTCTGTGCTGTTGTTCATCAACCGAGCTACACGCTGTACAACATGTTCGACGATTTGATACTCCTCGCAAAAGGGGGGTTGATGGTCTACAATGGCCCAGTAAAGACGGTCGAGGAGTACTTCACAGCTCTTGGAATCCATGTTCCTGACCGCGTAAACCCCCCAGACCACTACATCGACATTCTCGAGGGCATTGTGAAGCCTGATTCTTCTGCCATCAAAGCGAAGCACCTACCAGTGCATTGGATGCTACACAATGGCTACGAAGTACCAAGTGACATGCAAGATGATGTCAAGGAAATCGGTGAACAAGCCCCACAATTCAGGTCCAGCTCCTCGACATCTGGCTCGCCCTCTCCTCACTGCCTCCCCATCAGAAATGCATTTGCAGAAGAGCGTGACCGTCTCGAACAGCGTTTGTCAAAACCGAAGGACTTGTCCAGCAGAAAAACACCAGGGATCTTCATGCAGTACAAATATTACTTGGGAAG GGTTACGAAACAGCGGCTGCGTGAAGCTAGGCTGCTCATGGTTGATTTCCTGATACTAGGCCTAGCTGGTATCTGCTTAGGGACGATAGCAAAGCTCAGTGACAAAACATTCGGGATGCCTGGCTACATATACACTATAATTGCAGTCT CTCTTTTGTGCAAGATCGCAGCACTGCGGTCGTTTTCGTTGGAGCGATTGCAGTACTTCAGAGAGAGAGAATCTGGGATGAGCTCTCTGGCATACTTCCTTGCTAGGGACACGATTGATCATTTCAGTACTGTTGTGAAGCCGATCATTTACCTGTCTATGTTCTACTACTTCAATAACCCAAGATCAACAATTGCTGATAACTACATTGTGCTCCTCGCGCTTGTGTACTGTGTGACTGGGATAGGATACACTTTTGCCATCTGCTTCAGTCCTGGCTCAGCACAGCTG TGTTCTGCGCTTATCCCGGTTGTTCTAACCCTGTTATCCACTCAAAAGAGTACTCCAACATTAATCAGGAGATTGTGCTACTCAAAATGGGCATTGGAGGGCTTCATAATTGTAAATGCCAAGAA GTATCCTGGAGTTTGGCTTATAACCCGCTGTGGCCTGTTGTTTCAGAGTCAATTTGATATTCACAACTACAAGCTCTGCATTTTgattttgttcatgtatggtctgTTCTTCAGGATGGTGGCATTTGCTGCAATGATTTTACTGAAGAAGAGATGA